Part of the Procambarus clarkii isolate CNS0578487 chromosome 79, FALCON_Pclarkii_2.0, whole genome shotgun sequence genome, GTGTCTCTCACCCCCCaaacaccccttcccccccctcttctctcacAACAAATCTTCTCTcactgagagagtgagagagaaacgaTTTATCCTCCTCAAGCACATTCTTCGACGATGAATTGAAGCAGAAATCTTAAAAATTGACTTTGTGAAGCTTTTTACACCCATATTCTTCAGATATGAAGAACAGAAATACATTAATTGAAGATAACATAGAGGGAGGTGGGCCGGAACGTGCATGGCGCGGGGCCCTTCCCAGTCTCCTATTTTCCCTATTAACAGCACCAATATGGCTCGGAAATGTGTTCTCGCCTGCTTGAAACAACTCCATCCGCCTATTGTATTACCTCATAACGAGAGGTACATTGTAGGACGGTCAAGGGACACAAGGATCAAGTCTAAACGTTGCTCCAAACGGCAAGGTTAGATTGGACCGGATTGAGCCATGTTAAGAGGGTGGGTGGATCGTCATGGGGGGGCGTCATGGTGATATTGAGTGGTTGATAACATTCTTGTCTGGCCAGGCCGGGGTCTTTGTCAGTTCTTGCTCCACAGTGGTCTTCCTGGTGAGTCTGGTTTGTGCTACACGTCTCAGTGGTCTTCCTGGTGAGtctggtctacactatacttcacaGTGGTCTTCCTGGTGAGTCTGGTCTACACTATATTTCACAGTGGTCTTCCTGGTGAGTCTAGTCTGCACTATACTTCACAGTGGTCTTCCTGGTGAGTCTAgtctacactatacttcacaGTGGTCTTCCTGGTGAGtctggtctacactatacttctACACTATactggtctacactatacttcacaGTGGTCTTCCTGGTGAGtctggtctacactatacttctACACTATactggtctacactatacttcatAGTGGTCTTCCTGGTGAGtctggtctacactatacttctACACTATactggtctacactatacttcacaGTGGTCTTCCTGGTGAGtctggtctacactatacttcacaGTGGTCTTCCTGGTGAGtctggtctacactatacttcaaagtggTCTTCCTGGTGCGTCTAGTCTACACTACACACTCAGCTTAACATCACACATCTGCACCTTCACGTAGAGAATCCTAAGGAAAGGAAGCATTCACCATCTCGGTTAACAATCTCattaaatcaacacaacatggatttgttaaaaatagatcctaCCTTACAAACCTGAGCACATTTTTTGAAATAGTAACCAGATACTCAGACAAAGGACTAACAgtagatgtagtatacatggacttGGCTTAAACTTTTGATAAGGCACTACATAAAAGATTAGAAAGGAAATTACTGGCATATGGAATAAAGGGTataatacacagagagtaatcacacttagAGAGTAatctacctctgacgctcctctttcaatacacaggGAGTAATCGCACTAACGTGAtgtgtcaatgagaaaatccgtatgagccgtgatgaggattctggTCCGTGAAAATCCAGTGGAAAATCCTGGttcggcttcagtagaagcctcgggAACCCTTGTGGGCtcggtagaactccaggttgcaatccttttgaccatgtcgtgggctAGTTGACTAGGGCATGTGTGTGGGAACCcaacacataggttcgaatcctcatcacagctcctatgGACTTTCTCAAAGGGTATAATACTTCAAtgcataaaacaatggttaaaacaaagaaacAATGGGTCATGCTAAACAGGAATGCAACTGtctggagaaatgtggtaagtgggggTACAGTCGAGGAAAATTCGTTTTCCCCATACTGGAAAGTGCAAAATGGCATATTCTCTTGTTGTTATTGTAGTATTGGGTTAGATTATGAATGAATAAGTGGTTTGTAACGACGATGTAACTGTCGCCTATCGCAATAATTTATTGTGATGGGATTGGCAGCCCCGTTTTGTCATGTGATGCTATGAAACTGCTGATGTTTTCCAGACAGTTAACAATAGGCAACAACCAAGGACCCATGAGAAAGATgcatttcattattattattattattattattattattattaacagggttattaacccatggaactgcctacccgccaaagtcataaatgccaaaactctgctaacttttaaagtacagctggaaaagatagtcaaggcaaatgggggggagaaggggacTTATGACCGTACCTtcagccactagtgttagtggctgtcAGGTAAACTCGGCTAaacattatattcaatgctgctGTTTTGGTATGTTTCAGTTGAGCTGCTGGCAGATTATGCTACATACACTGTCACAGTACGACAAATTGGACCCAATGTGACTGGTGTTAATCACAAAGGTCTACTTTATGGTAGTACGACCCAGTTGCAGCACGGTGACATTCTAGAAGTAAGTTCTAATATTTCTTGTGGTTGTACAATATGCATGGTTGCAGTACATTATTGTACTGTGTTAATGATCTAAGTGAAATATGGTTCTGAGGTCTGCAGGAGCTATTAACAGGTTTGTGTATTACACTGAATACTCACGTAAAGGTCATCTCATATAGGCAGTGTGTGTAGACTTAAAAGCCTCCTGGTTTAGGTCCTTAAATGATATTCTTATGTTAATTATGGTGGGATTATATCTACCAAACAGTTCTTTTTCTCTTGTTTCTTGTAATCACCTTACCCATATGGTGTAGTTAAATATAGGTCTCCTATCTCCCTTACTCATTTTCATTGCTTTATTCATATTTGGATTGAATTTCATCAGCAATTTATGTGCCCACTCCTGAAGTTTGTCAAGGACTTCTTGTAGCATCCTACAGTCCTCTTCAGTTCTTTTACTTCTGATTAACTTAGCATCTGTAAACATTAACATGTATGAGCTCACTACCCTTGAAAAgtcattttaataaataaatttgaatGAGCAATGGTCCCAGGACAGATCCCTGTGGAACACCATTTTCCAATCTTCTCCAGCTTGATGTATACTCTCTTACTAAGACCGTTTGTTTCTTAGTCTGCCCATTCCATCATCTGTTGTTGCTTGACAAGGCTGTGATTAGGCATGCTGTGTTTGGGACCCTAGTGGCTTCTTCCGTTTGTGATCCATGTTTTAAGTTTGGCTTTCAGGTTTTGCTTGTTTCCCTGTAAGTAAGAGCGGGTTGCTACCCAAGGCTCTGTCGTGGGGTAGCAACCTGTTCAGAAGGGATTACGTATTTCAATTCTCTCAACAGTTTAGATTTATAATTTAGGAACCAATAATAcaattttatcttttttttttttaacaggttCTGCTTGGTGAGTACCACCACAGAGTAGAATTTGATCCACCTCCTGACAATACAGACACTAAGAAAAATTGCCAAACAACTGATCTAGAAATGCCACGAAGGAAGGCTGAGATTGAGCAGAGTTCAGAAAAAAGAAAAAATTCAGTTGGAGATGAAAGCACAGAAAGACCAAAGAGAGCGAGGACACAAACACAAACAGAAAAAGGTGTGGAAGGCTGGGAGGAATATGATGATGAAGCATTACTAGTTTTTAACAAAAATATGGAAGGTAGAACGAAGGTATGAATATGTACTGTTACTCCTTTACTTCACTCTGCATTGAATAGTTTTCCCAGATAACAGACCCATGCTGTGTAGTCTATAATGAGATTGAttgtttttattatataataaaaccaTGGAATAATAGTGGATATTTAGTCTATTTTTTAAATTGTTTTTATTTGCTGCATTTGAATCATTTATGGTAGTTTTTGTGCAGTTTCAGTCAGTATTTCCCTCAGAATATGGTACTGCTGCTCTAGGGCCATATTCATTATGTTAAACTTCTATGAGAATCGCTGGCTACTGGTGGAAAGTACGACTCCAACAATTGTCTTGCCTCTTCAAAGGGGGCAGGGAGAACAAGAGGCATTTGGTGCAATACAGTTGATTGATGACATTTAAAGTATACTGTACTTCTCTGGATTGGCTGTgagcataaaatatctccttttgattATGCAATGCTATCATAAGCACTAGAACCATTAATATTGGAAATCATTCAGAACAGATGCTGTATATTCACTATGGAGGTCGACTCTACTGACATCACGAGCTGCTTGTATTGCAATTAAAAAAGTACAAACAGCCTTTTGATTTCAGATTCAGGTCAGGGGGTCTATATAATAACGTTGCTTAAATAACTACAAGAGATTACATATTGCATATTACATAATACATATTACATAAGATCCATGCATTTGAAAGGAATTGTACTGTATATAGGGCCACAGGGAATGTGTAGTTATACAGCTGACTTTATGGTTTTGTTAACCATAAATAttttgtaattttgtatttttgtttGGTTGTAGGTTGCTGGTTATGATATTGATGGTACAATAATCACAACACAGTCAGGCAGAGTGTTTCCTACGGACTACAATGACTGGAAAATTCTTTTAAGTGATGTTCCAGGCAAATTAAAACAGTTGTATCAAGATGGTTACAAAATAGTTTTCTTCACCAATCAAGCCGGTATTGGTGAGTACAGAGAAGTGAATCATCAGTTCAAGATTTGTGATATACTGCAACCAAAACAGTTTTATTAGTTATGTGATATATTACACTATTGTGTCACAGTTTTGGGCAGACCTTTCAGTACTAAAATAAATGATCAATGAAAAGTACTGTACTAATGTGAAAATGTTGCTACAGTCTGCAGTTTAATTTGTCAATGTCATTACATTACCAACTAATACGCTTAATAttttgttaaaaagtttatcattTGCAGCTACTGGAAAACACACAGTTGCAGGAGTGCAGAATAAGATTAGCAACATCATTAATAAATTAGGGGTACCTGTCCAGGTATTCGTGTCCACTGGTAAGAGCAAATACAGGAAACCAGCCATAGGCATGTGGAATTTCTTCAAGAATAATGTAAGTATTATATTAGTTGTATATCTGGCAAGCCTCCTCTTTGGTAGCTTCCCTAGTTTGATGCACTGGCACTAAAGGGTTATATCTGATATGCCTGGCTTCTGCTACTTCTTCTATTCGTGGAAGCATTTCACACCGACTTGCCTTGCTAAATAGGGAATAAAAATGccctcaacttccaccagatagcAGGCTGTCAGGAGTGGTGGCACCAtcttcactcctctctctctcacctggtaCCTATTCCAATAGGCAGCTTTGACCAGGACCAGAAATCCTCTTTACATAAAGTTGCCAGCTTTCCATATGGACCTTTATTCATGTTTATGATCTTATGCTTTTGTTTTGCAATCATGTATGCTGGTTATCTTtagtcaaatatagatactgctcttaaaagattccccacaTTACACCCCCAAGATAACATAAATTTAGGGGTTGGTGAAGGttaaatcttcttgtttgataaattgTTAATTAGAGACAGCTAAgctagtcccagctgtgtctgattacaagtgacaggatgaacaacccagcggattTTCTTCCTGTTTGGGGGATGTTGTACTGTACATGCTGTTATgtgggtgtgtccactcgcaggatgagtggcgctgcccaataattcGTACTTGGGGCAAAACTTAAAATTTAAAAGGGTTCACTAAGTGCATCTTTACATCCTTTTAAGTACCAAAGTACAGTACATATTTGATACATCACCAATTTCTCTGTCATTATCAATTACCTGATCTGACTCATTATTTAGTGGCCCCTGTctttttcccttatgtttgttaTTACGTTTGAATAACCCTTTAGAAATGATCTTTGTCTGCCTTGCTACTTGCTCTACAATAATTCTTTTAGCTTTTCTTCTATTCTTTTTTTTCAGCTGTTCTTGCCTGTTTTGATAAATTGTTATTCAAGATGAACTTCATTCTTAATTTATTTGTTTACAACTTTCTTTTTTGTGTTTTCTTTTGCCCTGTATTTATCCTATTTTttggtcattattattattattcatcctAATTGATTTATATGGTCATTATACTGCATTTCTAGGCTtcaactagaaactttttaaatgAGTTATAATTTCTATTTTCATCATAATCTAGAATCGGTCACTCATGTGGCTATTTGTGCTCGATCACGAATAACTTAAGAGCAAGACAAAATAATATATATGACATTCTTGCTTTATCCTTTGCATAGTTGCAACATATGGTATAATGTAATGACAAAAAATGGGAAAAAACATTTACATTCCATTATCTCTACAATTTGTACAAGGCTTTTAAAATAATACCATTTCTTATTTATTCATTAACTATTGAACACAATTTTATTTATtccttatatattttcttttgcATTCATGAATGCTGAAAATTTATATGAAATGACTCATATAGGGCTGAATTATAGATAAATtagcaataataaataaatttgttGAGATAATTCTTTGAAAAGTTTATTTATTGGAAATTTAATGAATGAAACATTGACGATTAGTAAATatgacaaaaacacacacactcacgtgtaATATTTGCTCCCTGTTTCAGGCAAATGGAGGAGTGGACGTGGACATAAATGAAAGCATGTACATAGGTGATGCTGCTGGTAGACCTGCACAAGGGTCAAAGAAAAAAGATTTCTCTTATTCAGATCGTCTGTTTGCTCTTAACATTGGGATAAAATTTTTCACACCGGAGGAGCACTTCTTAGGTAAGTATCTCTTAGCGGTTTGAAATTCCTCTATATATAAAACTACGGTACAGTGTATATCTAATTTTTCACTCTGTACTTCCTTTCACATAACCACAATATATACATGCCACTGTATATATAGCACTGTTGCTTGTGTCACGATGTAAACAAAAATGACAAATTACCATTCACCAGACACTAGTTAGCAGAGAAAGCAGGGAGATCCCCCCCAGCTGGATATTTGGACTTTTGAAAGAACTACTGTTACAAAGAGAAGGCATTTTGAGTCTTATTGAAGTCAGATCTATGTTGCATGAACTCTGTGTGTTGAGAGTGGTTTTGACCTGTGATGGCCCTAGAATCTGTGTGAAAATGTTGTATATAAATTAATTGAATGATTAGTTTTTATTAGTCCTCTAAATTGTAACAGTCATAGCAATCTTCAACTAAACCCTTCATTCTTGGCCTAGAATGGGACTGAGGCTGTTTTTTTTGTAGGGGGTCCTATCTTCATTCAGGTCTGGTTATGTTTCTTCTGGTTACCTATCTTCATTCAGGTCTTGGCACTCTGTCTCAGATTCTCACTATAATTTAATCCTTCCACAATGGTTCTGCATATTAAGATTTCTCTTTCTCAGCTGCTTCACAGAGTGGTTAATGGGCAGTCTCAGGCATATCCACATACCCATGAGCCATCTAAGTTGGCTACATTAAAAAGCATTCGTTCTTGGTTATGTCCTGTGCCGACATCAGTGCTCAGGGAGGTTAGGAGGGACACTCAGATAGCTTCCCAGTACATTCCTAAGGTTTCTTGCCACCCACACCTCTCTTTCATACCATTCTGCAGCCCTGGTGAGTCTTGGCCTTATTGTATTTTGATTTACTTCTGCTGGCCCATGCCTTTAGAAACAGCCTAGTGAGAGTGCTTAGAAATCCAACTTCGAGTGAACAGTATGGGCCCAAAGGAGCACTTTTTCGAGGACAGTCAGTTACTCCTGCTCTTCCTTCCTTGGCTCTCCTGTGCTTGGCTGCTGGTTTTTCTCTTTGCTTTTGCCTCAGGAAAAATTGAGTGAGGGTTGGGCTGGGggcattgttgtggtggtggtcggtgATAGTGACCTCGTGTTAGTTCATTGTAACTGGGAAAACTGCAGGATTTATGGAAGTGCTTTATTGTTAACTTTCTGTGATGGAACTGACTGAGTTTACTCCCATGTCTGATCTAGCACAAGTATGATTTGATATAAATAGTTTCAAAGTTTCCTACAATGCATAATGTTGACCTGGTCTGATTTCAGCAGATCCTTGACTTAGTGTACTGCTGAGAAGATGGTTTTTCTTATACTCAATGCTAGATTTGTGTAGCTTTGTGTTTATAAACTTTGGACTTGACTATTATTTCATTGTCTTTCAGTATTAATGTGTAGTAACATAATAGCCATCTTTCTGTTCTTATTGTAGCCTGTTTTCATGATCAAAACATCATCTACATAACTAAATACATAGCTATACATAGGTTAATTACCAGCTTTGTTTTACATATCAAGAGTGTACATTACAGCTATTTTCACCACAGCTAGCAGTTGGCAGTTTAGCTCTGCCCCTCATTATGCAATAGTTATTTACTTGCTATGAAAAGCTTTCCTTTCGGTACTCAGTTTGGTTAAGTTATCCTTGTTTTAGCAGCAGAAGTTTTTCTAGCTGAAGCCTTCCCTGTCTCTagtattttaatttaaatatttttgcAATTAACCTGATTTAATCCAATCAAAACCATCCTTGCAACTTTTACAATACTGAATTCATATCAGAGTAATAGACAAAATAAAGTACAGTATATATGAAATATGATACTCATATTTCTCTTAATATgagcagcttctcccccgaatcaacctaccctggctttgcgccctggtgaggccactccagaccgacaaccagagcgcaactccatagtctcctgagactgatggatgcctactactactactacatacAGTATTTGTCTTTCTAGGTGCCAAAACTCAGACATTTAATATGCCTGACTTTGATCCTCGTGCTGTGGATGACTCATTGCCATTATTTGATCCACCATCTACTAAAGTTCCTAAGCATAAAATTGAGGTTAGTAGTAAAGACGTTGAAAAATACTGTATACAgatttttattttaaaatattttgtattttaaaCGAATGTTATACAGTGGCACTTTTGTACCACTGCAGTTACAAGGAATGTGGAGACAGTGGGGCATCTACCAGGAAACCCTGACATTAAAGCTGGAGTGAAATGAAATATTGGGCACACACAAAGTGCGTGGCACAAAACACAAATATAGAAATAGATAAAAAATAAAGCAATGGCTCCATGCAGAAGAAAACATTTTAGGGATAGCCAAGAATGATAAGCATGAAGTAGAATTTGAGCCGAGCAGAAAGGTGCACTCGCCCTGACTGCACAAGGTGAGTGAATCGAGTTGGTCAGCTAGCAGAGACCCTGGGTGCAAATATAATCTCCAGTTTTATGGAGAACAGTGAACTtcacaacccaggtcaacatagatttaaggaaatgtatatgtttatctctcagaatgtttggtaatatgtttattgtttgtgatgtgtgtctatgtatgtattaacacgatgtactgaacggggtgagaatagcttgagctacctcatccctttgtgtgtattttacctgaataaacttatttcaatttcaatttcaacatagATTTAGAGCAGGTAGACCCTGTCTTTACTCAACCACAATGTCCCTCAACCACAGGAcaggggcctgtggctgagtggacagcacttaaggactcgtaatcctagggtccgggttcgatcccggtgctaacgtaaacaaatgggcagtttctttcaccctgatgcgcctgttacctagcagtaaataggtacctgggaattagacagctgctacaggctgcttcctgggggtgtgtatgtgtgggggtaaaaaaaaaagtagttagtaacagatgattgacagttgagaggcgggccgaaagagcagagctcaacccccgcaagcataactaggtgaatacaatggcAAAATTACAAAAGCATTAGAATAAAAGCAAAATGTAGATGTTGAATACataagactttgcaaaggcatttgatgTGTGACCATGGCatgatagcccataaaatgagatcaataggaataacaGGCAAAGGAGGGCAGTGCATTTAGGAAtgtgaattactgacttagttaggttaggttaggctgggtaggttaagttaggtttgatcaaatttcAATGATAGTTTTGACTCAAATTAAAGTAATATTAAAATCATGTATAATGTAATGCAAAACTTTATCATTCCTTAAAAAAGAAATTAGAAAAATGTAATATTTTTCTCTCTTGCTCGCTCGCTCACTTTCTctcttatatttttattttttctaaaCCAGGTTGTCATAATGGTTGGATATCCTGGCTGTGGCAAAAGTTTCCTGACATCAACACATTTTGCTGCTCTAGGATATGTTCAAGCCAATCGTGACAGTTTAGGATCTTGGCAAAAATGCCTTTCTGTCATGGAAAAATCTCTGCAGGTAAGAAAACTAATAATTAACCTCATAAGTAGATATTTTGGTCCTCCTAAGAAGGATGCTTTGTTGTTCTCAAACTTAATTTTTGTTATCTGCCAACTAATTTTGTTTTATAAACTAAAttataatttttgtttttgtGCATTTTGTGTCTAATTTGTACGATGTTTGTCATAAACTTTAGTACAGCACTGTTATACAGAAGGATAAAAGCAAATAAACTTGAGTTGAAATGGAAATTAATtattcctgaggattttgtagctgCCTTGTATTATGTAATTTTCACTATTGTTACCAAATGGCTACAGCTACTATGTCCAAACTCTTGTTCTGAAGGCCAGAAGTCTGGACAGATGTTTCAGTATGTTGACAAAAATTTTGTTGATGCAGTTGGCAACTTTTGTATCTCGCAGTGAATTACTACTATTGTGAAGCAGCTGTTCTTCTTCATCACATGGGAAGGGTTAATGATGCATGAAATCTTTTACAGAGGTCTGGATATCAAAATGTTCATTTTGTATAAGTGTTCATTGTATCCAATGATTTAGTACAATACTAcagtacatatacagtatatatgtgttaggttaaagtaaaaaaaaaaagtattttacAGAAATGATTAAGACTTTAATTAATTTTGTACTTGTACAAGGATGGGAATCATGTGGTAATTGACAACACCAACCCAGATGCTGAATCTCGCAAGCGATATATTGACTCTGCTAAAAAGATGAACATACCAGTGAGATGCTTTGTCTTTAATACATCCAAAGATCACAGCAGGCATAATAACAAGGTATGTATGCATGTTTGATGTCCCAAATAATTTATTAGTTTTTTTTAAGTTGTCTTGGAGCTAGCCATAATAACATTGCTATTCAAGGTATAACTTTTTCATGATTTATGTTTTGTTCAGTTGTTACCTTTTAACACTTTTTGTGGTCTGGTCCTTCAGTTTGGCATTTTCTGCCAGTGTTTGAATTTATTTCTGGATCACATTACTAGACAGAACAGCTGCAAGGAGTGGGTAGCAATGCACTTTTATTGAGCTGTGCAAGATTTACATGCAATGTTGGTGTACATATTACATTGTAGGCCTGTATGTATTATTCAATCACTGGTTTTATTAATTAAGGGTAAATAAAAAAGTTATCTCACATATTGTAAGCACTTATGTGAAACAGCAAACCCATGAACCATGTAACATGATTATCACAGCTCCTCCCTTTACTTTCTGTGTCAGCAATATTAGTGTTGTCTACACTCAGTAATTTGAATTATATGGAGCCCACCCTTCCCtatgcaacctgtccttctacaaagaATGTCacttttcgatcgtatgcgttacataaggccaaaaattgccgtactagaaaatggaagcggctcgcgaaagtgacatgctttcccattttctgttttagcTGGACTTAGCTGGTCTTGTTAGTTAACTGGGTTTGTGTGTTAGCCGACTTACCAGGAAAGTCCAAAAATTAAAATGCAGtattcataatttttgtatcacaaccaatatatatatatatatatttccacatGCAATAAACATAAATAAACATGACATGGTTGTAACATCTTTCTGGTGTACACCTCTTTATGGCACAGATAACATTGATCCATGGGCTGGATGAGAGAGGTGGTATTAGGAGGAAGTGGCAAATATGTTATGTTTCCCTCATGCGAGGTTATGTTGTCAATATGAGGCGTGTGCAGGTGCATTATTAAGTGAGAGCAAATCCCAAATTTCACTAGGCCTCAACGTCGACACCGCCTCCTTCCAGTGGCATTGTGAGACGCTTTGGTGCTCCGAAATGGAATTCTTTGCGTCATCTTAGAATTGGTGCCTTCCTCTTTATGTGGCTGCATTCCTCAATTGCGATGTCCTTGTGGTAGAGACTTTTTGGTTGGACTGGTCATTGGGGGAGGGGAGTGGTTTCTGTACCTTTTTCTCACAGTCCAATTGTTGCTCTGGGTCTTGGCCAGGTAGAAGTCTTACCAAGGGAAGGTGGTCCTTCTGGCTCCTTTGTGGCTGGCTCAGCATTAGTTTCAGGTAGTACCATGACATGGTACTACATGTGGATTCAATGGAATCTCAGGTTGTATAATGTATATCATGTCATGGTACAGGGATAAGGTGCACAGCTGGGAGTACCCTGATCACTGGTTCAAGTCACCTAAGTGCATCACTTGATATTTTTATGTACTGTTTTTGCTGTTACAATATTATATTCACATGTTATATTTATGTACAGTATACATTTTCATGCACCATTATGAACCACTGAGCAGTTCTGGTGGGTGTAATAATCTTGTAACTAGTTGCCTGAGTTCAGCCTAGTTCTGATGTTGTGCGTGAAATTGTAACTGGATGCATTAAATATATTATGCCTttatatttctaatgtttttgcCACAGAAAATCATTTCTAATGTTTTTTCCACTCAGAAAATcagtgttgaatataatgaaacgcctcTTGCTGAATGAACCTCGGAGGTTTCCTGACCTCCCAGGTTGTCGGTTGGGAGTTTTTCATGTTCTCATTTGCTCTAGAATTGATGGATCTCCAGTGGACGGTGGACAGAGCCGCAGCCATTCCTCCCCCACGAAACTAGTGGACGGGGTgaggcagatgagcacacacttgTTTTAAGAGATTCtatcatttgtttacattgttggggaAGTTCGTTTGGTGGTTTTAAAGCTCCTGTCTCTTTGAACCCAGCAGTGGCCTGTATTGGTTTgccgactttctggatgcttctcGGTGAGGTGGCAGTGTTCCTTGCGTTTGTGATGCCAGGTTTTGACTCTGGTCTAtggtaggccaaacagaactccatAGCTGATGTGATCTAGTAGTTGGGAGCCATCTTGGCGAGATATCTTCTGGGAGCCACTAAGGCTCGCCCAGAaagaggtgtttcattacattttgACTATCAGTAGAGATAGAGATGGTGTCACTGCCAAAGGGTTAAGAACAAATTTAAAAACACTAACTGGTTGTCTTATTGCAATATTGTTTATATGTATTAAATTATGTTTAGTGCAAACTTGATTCAGACCATTTATAATTATTTTGCTTTTTACTGAAATTTATTTGTAATCTGTACTTTACAATACCTTGAATTAATTTTGGCATCATTAACCAAGAAAAGGTCATCATTCTTGAACCGGTTTTTTTTTTCCAGTTCCGGGAATTTTTGGGAGCAGACCACAGCAAAGTGAACGACATGATCTACAACATGTACAAGTAAGAAAATTGTATTCTGTATTATCTTAAAGCATAGTCtaattatttctatagttattaatAATCTGAAACATCTTGATAATCAATTAGATTTTTCTATTCGCATTGATTTACCTCAGTGAAATTTAGAAATTAGACTACCATAAATTCATGATAAGTGAAAACACCTTCTGGTTACATGCTGTTACCTTGCGGTGATtctgaggatcaatgtcccctcaaccgggtctctgaccaggcctcatggtt contains:
- the PNKP gene encoding uncharacterized protein F21D5.5, with amino-acid sequence MARGPSQSPIFPINSTNMARKCVLACLKQLHPPIVLPHNERYIVGRSRDTRIKSKRCSKRQVELLADYATYTVTVRQIGPNVTGVNHKGLLYGSTTQLQHGDILEVLLGEYHHRVEFDPPPDNTDTKKNCQTTDLEMPRRKAEIEQSSEKRKNSVGDESTERPKRARTQTQTEKGVEGWEEYDDEALLVFNKNMEGRTKVAGYDIDGTIITTQSGRVFPTDYNDWKILLSDVPGKLKQLYQDGYKIVFFTNQAGIATGKHTVAGVQNKISNIINKLGVPVQVFVSTGKSKYRKPAIGMWNFFKNNANGGVDVDINESMYIGDAAGRPAQGSKKKDFSYSDRLFALNIGIKFFTPEEHFLGAKTQTFNMPDFDPRAVDDSLPLFDPPSTKVPKHKIEVVIMVGYPGCGKSFLTSTHFAALGYVQANRDSLGSWQKCLSVMEKSLQDGNHVVIDNTNPDAESRKRYIDSAKKMNIPVRCFVFNTSKDHSRHNNKFREFLGADHSKVNDMIYNMYKSKFQEPTLKEGFDDIVRVNFVPKFRTSKEKELYKMFLLEK